In Bacteroidales bacterium, the following are encoded in one genomic region:
- a CDS encoding DUF4924 family protein, which yields LGKKTVSDETTESIQSISRMIAYLADRFRKFEQGDYEF from the coding sequence CTCGGGAAAAAAACCGTCTCGGACGAAACCACTGAAAGCATCCAATCCATCAGCCGGATGATTGCCTATCTTGCCGACCGGTTCAGGAAATTTGAGCAAGGCGATTACGAATTTTAG